A genomic window from Ilyobacter polytropus DSM 2926 includes:
- a CDS encoding site-specific DNA-methyltransferase: protein MMSSRSVGRLFGLWRKRRRHRRVVKTYFEQRGEGIGYNGNGIITDRLKEQKVENNKLKIDILKKEFPECFDRDGNFNLEKFQWIISPETKVFKDSYGLNWLGKSYARALAQGEARKMLREDVEHNSKEENRDSENLYIKGDNLEVLKHLDSGYREKIKMIYIDPPYNTKSGEFVYNDNRDFSAKELNKLVRSNIIDEEEKERILKWEGNSSSHSAWLTFMFPRLYLARKLLTEDGVIFISIDDNELAQLKLMCDEIFGEENFIANIAVVNNLKGRSDDEYIATAHENLLIYRKSTSYSTYGIPMPEDYIKEYDLEDCNGKYRLQGLRKRGSNSKREDRPKMFYPIYYNQETKKIYLDENEGSIKIYPKLSDGSDGCWRWGKATAVERIDELEAKYINKRNEFDIYQKDYLIQNGEQRIVKAKSFWLDKSFSSDAGTKSVRELFGTKVFSSPKAVDFISYCLSQGIKDEDIILDFFSGSATTSHAVNKLNLEDGGNRKWIMVQLEEELSQKSEAYKFCEKEKLPKNITSIGIERIKRANKQMLDEEETKNQEDFDRIELEKKLGFKIFGIDNKIKELDEMIEFTDEITLPEHISLTNNDRLDLVHTYKLQDGNFLNTEIETVKLSWEKTVVGGDGSGTYIYEGYRVGEILYLIDSISSSKVQSKIIEKIDNDPEFEINKIVIYGFTNTIGKYRVELEENIKNYNNKKGANIEVEVRY, encoded by the coding sequence ATGATGAGTTCAAGGTCTGTGGGAAGGTTATTTGGATTATGGAGAAAGCGTAGAAGGCACAGAAGGGTTGTTAAGACTTACTTTGAGCAGAGGGGAGAGGGCATAGGCTATAATGGAAATGGAATTATAACAGATCGACTAAAGGAGCAGAAAGTGGAAAATAATAAATTGAAAATAGATATATTAAAAAAAGAATTTCCAGAGTGTTTCGACAGAGATGGAAATTTTAATTTAGAAAAATTCCAGTGGATTATAAGCCCTGAAACAAAAGTCTTTAAAGACTCTTACGGGCTTAACTGGCTGGGTAAATCATATGCCAGAGCATTGGCTCAAGGGGAAGCCAGAAAGATGCTCAGGGAGGATGTGGAGCATAACAGTAAAGAGGAAAACAGAGACAGTGAAAACCTTTATATAAAAGGGGACAACTTAGAGGTATTGAAACACCTTGATAGCGGCTACAGAGAAAAGATAAAAATGATCTACATAGACCCGCCTTACAACACAAAGAGTGGGGAGTTTGTTTATAATGATAATAGGGATTTTAGCGCAAAGGAACTTAATAAACTTGTAAGATCTAACATCATAGATGAAGAGGAAAAGGAAAGAATACTGAAGTGGGAAGGGAACTCCTCTTCACATTCAGCATGGCTTACATTTATGTTTCCTAGATTGTATTTGGCTAGAAAACTTCTCACAGAGGATGGAGTTATTTTTATATCCATAGATGATAACGAATTGGCACAACTGAAACTTATGTGTGACGAGATATTTGGCGAGGAAAATTTTATTGCTAATATTGCTGTTGTAAATAATTTAAAGGGAAGAAGTGATGATGAATATATTGCAACTGCTCATGAAAATCTTCTAATATACAGAAAATCAACATCTTACTCTACTTATGGAATCCCTATGCCAGAAGATTACATTAAAGAATATGATTTAGAAGATTGTAATGGAAAGTATAGATTACAAGGTTTGAGAAAAAGAGGAAGTAATTCAAAGAGAGAAGATAGACCTAAAATGTTCTATCCTATTTACTATAATCAAGAGACTAAAAAAATTTATTTAGATGAAAATGAAGGGTCTATAAAAATTTACCCTAAACTATCAGATGGATCTGATGGTTGTTGGAGATGGGGAAAAGCTACGGCAGTGGAAAGAATCGACGAATTAGAAGCGAAATATATAAATAAAAGGAATGAATTTGATATCTATCAAAAAGATTATTTGATTCAAAATGGAGAGCAGAGAATAGTAAAGGCTAAATCGTTTTGGCTAGACAAATCTTTTTCTAGTGATGCTGGAACAAAAAGTGTAAGGGAATTATTCGGAACTAAAGTTTTCTCTTCACCAAAAGCTGTAGATTTTATAAGCTACTGCCTAAGTCAAGGAATTAAAGATGAGGATATTATTCTTGATTTTTTCTCAGGTTCTGCCACTACATCCCACGCAGTAAATAAGCTTAATTTGGAAGACGGCGGGAACAGAAAATGGATAATGGTCCAGCTTGAGGAGGAACTTTCTCAAAAAAGCGAGGCATATAAGTTTTGTGAAAAAGAAAAACTTCCTAAAAACATCACTTCAATAGGTATCGAAAGAATCAAGAGAGCCAATAAGCAGATGTTGGATGAGGAAGAGACTAAAAATCAAGAAGATTTTGATAGGATAGAACTGGAGAAAAAGCTTGGTTTCAAGATCTTTGGAATAGATAATAAGATAAAAGAGTTGGATGAAATGATTGAATTTACAGATGAAATAACATTACCTGAACATATTTCCTTAACAAATAATGACAGGTTAGATCTTGTTCACACGTATAAATTACAGGATGGAAACTTCCTGAATACAGAAATTGAGACAGTCAAACTTTCCTGGGAAAAAACTGTTGTGGGTGGAGATGGTTCGGGAACATATATCTATGAGGGGTATAGAGTTGGTGAGATTTTATATCTAATTGACTCTATAAGTTCTAGTAAGGTTCAGAGTAAAATAATTGAAAAGATAGACAACGATCCTGAATTTGAGATAAATAAAATAGTGATCTATGGGTTTACTAATACAATAGGAAAATATAGAGTTGAACTAGAAGAAAATATTAAGAACTACAACAACAAAAAGGGAGCCAATATTGAAGTTGAGGTGAGGTATTAA
- a CDS encoding S24 family peptidase, with the protein MKTEFSKYLSNFMADKGYKLEYISQATGASVSAIGHYKTGERIPKDDFIEKFISAFISDNKESEKVRYLISRDRTPRPIIEKIEDLERKLEDSKNIKNQSNISISKLKSGSTEMIQVPVYNSVSAGSGLEPSPEPVDVLLLPKSVAEGCVIINVWGDSMEPTIKDGYAVMVKREIEVANNDIGIFIHEGEALVKRYRCFDGKCYLYSDNQNYPPREIRKNDEFKVCGKVIWIMEKA; encoded by the coding sequence ATGAAAACTGAATTTTCTAAATATTTAAGCAATTTTATGGCAGATAAAGGCTATAAATTAGAATATATTTCTCAAGCAACGGGAGCCTCAGTGTCTGCAATAGGTCACTACAAAACTGGAGAAAGGATTCCAAAAGATGATTTTATAGAAAAATTTATATCTGCTTTTATTTCAGATAATAAAGAATCTGAGAAAGTTAGGTATTTAATTTCAAGAGATAGAACCCCAAGACCTATAATAGAAAAAATAGAAGACTTAGAAAGAAAACTTGAAGACAGTAAGAATATAAAAAACCAATCCAACATCTCCATTTCCAAATTAAAATCAGGATCAACAGAAATGATTCAAGTTCCTGTGTATAACTCAGTATCAGCTGGCTCTGGATTAGAGCCAAGTCCAGAGCCAGTAGATGTTTTATTGCTACCCAAATCCGTGGCGGAGGGATGCGTCATAATAAATGTCTGGGGAGATTCTATGGAACCGACTATAAAAGACGGATATGCCGTAATGGTCAAAAGAGAAATCGAGGTTGCCAACAACGACATAGGCATCTTTATCCATGAAGGAGAGGCCTTAGTGAAACGGTACAGGTGCTTTGACGGCAAGTGTTATCTTTATTCAGATAATCAGAACTACCCTCCAAGGGAGATTCGTAAGAATGATGAGTTCAAGGTCTGTGGGAAGGTTATTTGGATTATGGAGAAAGCGTAG
- a CDS encoding type III restriction-modification system endonuclease codes for MSKHLNFENNLKHQNDAIESIVDVFRDAGIYETTPHSNYNLAKDRDVIDSNIERIRGEKKLSTLKKEYKEGDPLILDIHMETGTGKTYTYTKTIFELNREYGLNKFIVVVPTLSIKAGTVNFLKSDACRLHFNSIYKKDINCLVVDSGNKKTTAKRPFPPKVKEYIEGSKMDKNSIYVLVINQGMINSPTIQEEKYDVTLFDRFSCCLDGISSTKPVIIIDEPHKFKSDKKTWKNLMNFNPQFLIRYGATFDKKYYDLVYSLDAIKAFNNDLVKGIVVNIEENKDGKNESIVLNDNDGKEAKFIYINELGKKQTFTLSKKDDFSVVHSEMKGLTIEAINKTRALLSNGIEMKKKDKLNPYSYSEILQEKMIREAIEKHFDIEEENMTKVNSPRIKTMSLFFIDSIESYRNQEDSSKEHIRIFFEQELERVIKSRIERTNNLEYKKYLEDSLKDIRNCHGGYFSKDNSGSDEKIEKEVNEILHDKESLLDLDNPRRFIFSKWTLREGWDNPNIFVICKLRGSGSETNKLQEVGRGLRIPVNEYMNRVTDKEHYLHYFVDFEEKDFVENLQKEINSGSLFDEQPKVLTDELLKEISKTYNKEDDDVFDELKTLKIIDRKQNFLDQGFERIKEIYPLVFEQLKKNKVRSSKDGDKKVTLRQEKYLEFKKLWEELNKKVLIKYDFKSNQEQQELLNNMILEFWGNGLFENSGFKLKVHKMEKGDKIDFIEEKSVSYKIQNMSHLTYKEFLLELEKIMKVPLVMIHNMFLYLKENSSIKIKDGISKNNFNLNNYLNRTTIREIQKYYRDYLIENSLKNMFISYDEVSTNIHPTTLTDEIGKAKQSICSSEVGVNNSIEKVDSNYLFNELYFDSEIEKENIIEHISEVVVFSKIPKNSIKIPVVAGGTYSPDFAYVVRYKDGKETLNLVVESKGKDEIGLSTEEKMKIKCVEKLFAGNLNIKFKPQFKRDEMSKIIRNITQ; via the coding sequence ATGAGTAAACACCTTAATTTTGAAAATAATCTGAAACATCAAAATGATGCCATAGAATCTATCGTGGATGTCTTTAGAGATGCAGGGATATATGAGACTACTCCGCATAGTAACTATAATTTGGCAAAGGACAGAGATGTCATAGATTCAAATATTGAGAGGATAAGAGGAGAAAAGAAGCTTAGCACTCTCAAAAAAGAGTATAAGGAGGGAGATCCTCTGATCTTGGATATTCATATGGAAACAGGAACTGGGAAAACCTATACCTATACTAAAACTATTTTTGAACTGAACAGAGAATATGGATTAAACAAGTTTATTGTTGTTGTCCCCACCCTATCAATAAAAGCCGGGACAGTTAATTTTTTAAAGAGTGATGCTTGCAGACTTCACTTTAACAGTATTTATAAAAAAGATATCAACTGTCTAGTTGTAGATAGTGGCAATAAAAAGACCACGGCTAAAAGACCTTTCCCTCCAAAGGTAAAGGAGTACATAGAAGGTTCAAAGATGGATAAAAACAGTATTTATGTACTGGTAATTAACCAGGGGATGATAAATAGCCCTACAATTCAAGAAGAGAAATATGATGTTACATTATTTGACAGATTTTCCTGCTGCTTGGACGGTATATCATCAACTAAGCCTGTGATCATAATAGATGAACCTCATAAATTTAAAAGTGATAAAAAAACATGGAAAAATCTAATGAATTTTAATCCACAGTTTCTTATTAGGTACGGAGCGACCTTTGATAAAAAATATTATGATCTGGTTTACTCTCTCGATGCTATAAAAGCCTTTAACAACGATCTTGTTAAGGGAATAGTTGTAAATATCGAGGAAAACAAAGACGGAAAAAATGAATCTATAGTTTTAAATGATAACGACGGAAAAGAAGCCAAGTTTATTTATATTAATGAACTGGGTAAAAAGCAGACTTTTACTCTTAGTAAAAAAGATGACTTTTCAGTTGTCCATTCTGAAATGAAGGGTCTCACTATTGAAGCTATTAATAAAACTAGAGCTCTTTTGTCTAACGGGATAGAGATGAAGAAAAAAGATAAACTTAACCCTTATTCTTACAGCGAAATATTACAGGAAAAGATGATAAGAGAGGCTATAGAGAAACACTTTGATATAGAAGAAGAAAATATGACTAAGGTAAATTCTCCTAGGATAAAAACAATGTCTCTTTTCTTTATTGACTCCATCGAATCCTATAGAAATCAGGAAGACAGCAGTAAGGAACATATAAGAATATTTTTTGAACAGGAACTGGAAAGGGTTATAAAATCAAGAATAGAAAGAACAAATAATCTTGAATATAAAAAATATCTAGAAGATAGCTTAAAAGATATAAGAAACTGTCATGGAGGATACTTTTCTAAAGATAACAGTGGTAGTGATGAAAAAATAGAGAAAGAGGTCAACGAGATACTCCATGATAAGGAATCCCTATTAGATTTGGATAACCCAAGGAGGTTTATATTTTCTAAATGGACCTTAAGAGAAGGCTGGGACAATCCCAATATCTTTGTTATATGTAAACTACGTGGAAGCGGAAGTGAGACAAATAAACTCCAAGAAGTAGGAAGAGGATTAAGAATCCCGGTAAATGAGTATATGAATAGGGTTACCGATAAAGAACATTATCTCCATTACTTTGTAGATTTTGAAGAGAAAGATTTTGTAGAAAATCTTCAAAAAGAGATAAACAGCGGGTCTCTTTTTGACGAGCAACCAAAGGTTTTGACTGATGAACTTCTTAAAGAGATATCCAAAACATACAATAAAGAAGATGATGATGTTTTTGATGAACTTAAAACCTTGAAGATAATTGACAGAAAACAAAATTTCTTAGATCAGGGATTTGAGAGAATAAAAGAGATCTATCCTTTAGTTTTTGAACAGCTTAAGAAAAATAAAGTTAGAAGCAGTAAAGATGGAGATAAAAAAGTAACTTTGAGGCAGGAAAAATACTTAGAATTTAAAAAACTGTGGGAAGAGCTAAATAAAAAGGTACTTATAAAATATGACTTTAAGAGCAACCAAGAACAGCAAGAGTTGTTGAACAATATGATTTTAGAATTTTGGGGGAATGGCCTTTTTGAAAACAGCGGTTTCAAGTTGAAAGTACATAAGATGGAAAAAGGAGATAAAATAGATTTTATCGAGGAAAAAAGTGTGTCATATAAAATTCAAAACATGTCTCACTTAACCTATAAAGAGTTTTTATTAGAGCTGGAAAAAATAATGAAGGTTCCACTCGTCATGATTCATAATATGTTCTTATATCTCAAAGAGAATAGTTCAATTAAAATTAAAGATGGAATATCAAAAAATAATTTCAATTTGAACAACTACCTAAACAGAACTACAATTAGGGAAATTCAAAAATATTATAGAGATTACCTAATTGAAAATTCTTTGAAAAATATGTTCATATCATATGATGAGGTCAGTACAAATATTCACCCAACTACCTTAACCGATGAAATCGGAAAAGCTAAACAAAGTATCTGTTCATCAGAAGTAGGAGTTAATAACAGCATAGAAAAAGTTGACAGCAACTACCTGTTCAATGAACTCTATTTTGACTCTGAGATTGAAAAAGAAAATATTATAGAACATATCTCAGAAGTGGTAGTTTTTTCTAAAATACCTAAAAATAGTATTAAAATTCCAGTAGTTGCAGGAGGAACCTACTCTCCAGACTTTGCTTATGTGGTGAGATATAAAGATGGTAAAGAAACTTTAAATCTTGTAGTCGAATCTAAAGGCAAAGACGAGATAGGTTTATCAACTGAAGAAAAAATGAAAATCAAATGTGTTGAGAAGCTTTTTGCTGGAAATTTAAATATTAAGTTTAAGCCACAATTTAAAAGGGACGAGATGAGCAAAATAATTAGAAATATTACACAATAG